In one Plutella xylostella chromosome 20, ilPluXylo3.1, whole genome shotgun sequence genomic region, the following are encoded:
- the LOC105380955 gene encoding flocculation protein FLO11 — MATKIENDLPPSPTNDESDGEEAVGDNTDEANDSVARILKQLQSNGALIKKPKEEYHCYTCEEDFQARGQFHRHLLQHVSLPSIILEKLPSDDELDLSGDEHWSDEDDLPDTPAKAPQKIDVSQLLKQKGIQIKAPVTPTKTADSALSKLSGLGFTIKKNATPIKQEKADEKPVGKDIMQKLGMLGGIKLKIKSDGGNSNFKVVNGLRDFQTSDNEDEDEPKDSDEDPDKAQDASGGEGSGDEDATQKTNNRKNSDSDDSIDKIPLANSKRIQISNAKNNTHTELVEPKAEPADLPKPGLIRRAMKQTPKRGTNILPGTQIRPQQVSESRAATPQAPAPAPAPVAPPATPAAAPAPQDIVVKQEVTDSDHTQPSNAPLFSGQIKTERSSPPITDVISTPLISRVKSESETEPVTPNAAQPLFTNNTPAAPLLPKTESSSVTIIEINGDSNDEDDDCCVVSSTPAPDIKPTIIPKTENTPYSTSSYPTLHSTLTAAAPAAGRPLATTEKQHSFNWNAPDTKPPIDMLERSADDIFESLLSSTKKEGGSLSDTSEYISLDRLGSQHACDVCNSRYTTAGALDDHIRATGHSASVVLPSAPYAGALVPASSSLLTSLLPVKQLAEQVGKLSAIGPGASPYATHQQNVMINIQAYPGAGGMPPPAYPSSYPQQGYPPGGGMYQQQQYPPQYMNQQQQQYAQYQPPMSKAGYPGAAPGPYVSVASSSPYSAASPLQGMQQAVYGQAPMMSQPPQMGMVGQMGPPSAPSPGNPYAQATSPGGAMRPPPPPGPSASGIRIQNVQTFSPGQLGAPGGPAAVGAPRGAGPRPRAPGVRGARPTIRPGIQVQGQARGPRPAAPRAPLKRPGGGAGGPQQKRRDMLLPGKHDNEDCHVMAMQKQREGMPLIHSVQGAKDKLSLGSQISITKKSVPKPSNAMAHMLASRGISIKQKPRSRSPSPERPAPRLPSLPAGMSIRHAPRASSFSIPEAGGGLHSCKLCRKSFMSAASLSAHAQAAHPQSKLPVFKCDECPASYPKSLQLQHHKRTFHNVTGPNRELGLPVVDLSQPDNVQRLSNLGIYHYIPLASRENADGSYGIPVVSVSNMHNGLATSIQALGADGLLSLGPLKQA, encoded by the coding sequence ATGGTGAGGAGGCTGTAGGGGACAACACAGACGAGGCTAACGACAGCGTAGCACGGATACTCAAGCAGCTGCAGTCCAATGGGGCACTGATCAAGAAGCCCAAAGAGGAGTACCATTGCTACACCTGCGAGGAGGACTTCCAGGCGCGCGGGCAGTTCCACCGACACCTGCTGCAGCACGTGTCCCTCCCGAGCATCATCCTCGAGAAGCTGCCCTCAGACGACGAGCTGGACCTCTCCGGGGACGAGCACTGGTCCGATGAAGACGACCTACCGGACACGCCGGCCAAAGCGCCACAAAAAATCGACGTCTCGCAACTACTCAAACAGAAGGGCATACAGATAAAAGCTCCAGTGACTCCGACCAAAACAGCTGATTCAGCACTGAGTAAACTAAGTGGACTGGGATTCACGATAAAAAAGAATGCTACCCCCATCAAGCAGGAGAAGGCTGATGAGAAGCCTGTCGGTAAGGACATCATGCAGAAACTCGGCATGTTGGGCGGGATCAAACTGAAGATCAAGTCGGATGGCGGCAATTCTAACTTCAAAGTGGTTAATGGGCTAAGAGATTTCCAAACGTCAGAcaatgaagatgaggatgagcCCAAAGACTCTGACGAGGATCCGGACAAGGCGCAGGACGCGTCCGGCGGCGAGGGGTCAGGTGATGAAGACGCCACACAGAAAACAAACAACAGGAAAAACTCAGATAGTGACGACTCAATTGACAAAATACCTCTGGCCAACTCAAAGAGAATACAAATTAGCAACGCAAAGAACAACACTCACACAGAACTAGTGGAGCCTAAAGCTGAGCCGGCAGACCTGCCGAAACCAGGGCTGATCCGAAGAGCTATGAAGCAGACTCCCAAACGAGGCACGAATATACTGCCTGGGACGCAGATCAGGCCACAGCAAGTGAGCGAGTCCCGCGCCGCGACCCCGCAGGCCCCCGCCCCAGCCCCGGCCCCCGTCGCACCCCCCGCGACCCCCGCCGCGGCTCCCGCGCCGCAAGACATCGTTGTCAAACAAGAAGTGACTGACTCCGACCACACACAACCTTCCAATGCCCCCCTATTCTCGGGCCAGATCAAAACGGAACGCTCATCGCCACCCATCACAGATGTGATATCCACACCGCTCATATCCAGAGTGAAAAGCGAGTCGGAAACGGAGCCAGTCACGCCTAATGCCGCTCAGCCGCTGTTCACTAACAACACGCCGGCCGCGCCGCTGCTCCCTAAGACGGAAAGCTCCAGCGTCACCATCATAGAGATCAACGGCGATTCCAACGACGAGGACGACGACTGCTGCGTGGTGTCGTCCACGCCCGCGCCGGATATCAAACCCACCATCATACCAAAGACGGAGAACACTCCCTACTCCACGTCGTCGTACCCCACGCTGCACTCCACGctcaccgccgccgcgcccgccgccggcAGACCGCTCGCCACCACGGAGAAGCAACACAGCTTCAACTGGAACGCGCCCGACACGAAGCCGCCCATAGACATGCTCGAGCGCAGCGCCGACGACATCTTCGAGAGCCTTCTCTCGTCCACGAAGAAGGAGGGGGGATCCCTGTCGGATACCAGTGAGTACATCTCGCTGGACCGGCTCGGGTCGCAGCACGCGTGCGACGTGTGCAACTCGCGCTACACGACGGCGGGCGCGCTGGACGACCACATCCGCGCCACCGGCCACTCCGCCAGCGTGGTGCTGCCCTCCGCGCCCTACGCCGGCGCGCTCGTGCCCGCCTCCTCCTCGCTGCTGACCAGCCTGCTGCCCGTCAAGCAGCTCGCCGAGCAGGTGGGCAAGCTGTCCGCCATCGGCCCCGGCGCCAGCCCCTACGCCACGCACCAGCAGAACGTCATGATCAACATCCAGGCGTACCCCGGCGCCGGCGGCATGCCCCCCCCCGCCTACCCCTCCTCCTACCCGCAGCAGGGATACCCCCCCGGCGGCGGCATGTACCAGCAGCAGCAGTACCCGCCGCAGTACATGaaccagcagcagcagcagtacGCGCAGTACCAGCCGCCCATGTCCAAGGCGGGCTACCCCGGCGCCGCGCCCGGCCCCTACGTGAGCGTGGCCTCGTCCTCGCCCTACTCCGCCGCGTCGCCGCTGCAGGGCATGCAGCAGGCGGTGTACGGGCAGGCGCCCATGATGAGCCAGCCGCCGCAGATGGGGATGGTAGGTCAGATGGGGCCCCCGAGCGCGCCCTCCCCGGGCAACCCGTACGCGCAGGCGACCAGCCCGGGCGGGGCCatgcgcccgccgccgccgcccgggcCCAGCGCCAGCGGCATCCGCATACAGAACGTGCAGACCTTCTCCCCCGGCCAGCTGGGGGCGCCCGGGGGGCCCGCGGCCGTGGGCGCGCCACGGGGGGCGGGGCCGCGACCCCGCGCGCCCGGCgtgcgcggcgcgcggcccACCATCCGGCCCGGCATCCAGGTGCAGGGGCAGGCGCGcggcccgcgccccgccgccccgcgcgcgcccCTCAAGcggccgggcggcggcgcgggcggcccGCAGCAGAAGCGCCGCGACATGCTGCTGCCCGGCAAGCACGACAACGAGGACTGCCACGTCATGGCCATGCAGAAGCAGCGCGAGGGCATGCCGCTCATCCACAGCGTGCAGGGCGCCAAGGACAAGCTGAGCCTCGGCAGCCAGATCTCCATCACGAAGAAGTCGGTGCCGAAGCCGTCCAACGCCATGGCGCACATGCTGGCGTCGCGCGGCATCAGCATCAAGCAGAAGCCGCGCAGCCGCTCGCCGTCGCCCGAgcggcccgcgccgcgcctgcCCTCGCTGCCCGCCGGCATGAGCATCCGCCACGCGCCGCGCGCCAGCTCCTTCAGCATCCccgaggcgggcggcggccTGCACTCGTGCAAGCTCTGCCGCAAGTCCTTCATGAGCGCCGCGTCGCTGTCGGCGCACGCGCAGGCCGCGCACCCGCAGAGCAAGCTGCCCGTGTTCAAGTGCGACGAGTGCCCCGCCTCCTACCCCAAGTCGCTGCAGCTGCAGCACCACAAGCGCACGTTCCACAACGTGACCGGCCCCAACCGCGAGCTGGGCCTGCCCGTGGTGGACCTGTCGCAGCCCGACAACGTGCAGCGACTCAGTAATTTAGGTATTTACCACTATATTCCGCTGGCGAGCCGCGAGAACGCGGACGGCAGCTACGGCATCCCGGTGGTGTCGGTCAGCAACATGCACAACGGGCTGGCCACCAGCATCCAGGCGCTGGGCGCCGACGGGCTGCTGAGCCTCGGCCCGCTCAAGCAAGCGTAG